In Paenibacillus sp. JQZ6Y-1, the following proteins share a genomic window:
- a CDS encoding alpha-keto acid decarboxylase family protein produces MNTNTNSMTRTGTTVGHYLFDCLKEQHITEIFGVPGDYNFSLVDALESYEGIGFIPARNELNAGYAADGYARVKGISAMITTFGVGEMSACNAIAGAYSENIPIIHIVGTPASQMQQSKQLMHHTLMDGDYDVFRKVYEPITAYTAVITPENAMLEIPQAIHIATTTKKPVYLMVAIDLVNQQVLPHTNQQPSPLKTSSSSLQAAMKQAGELLHAAERAVLLSDTTVLRQRWQQQAIQLAEALRIPAASMLMGKSGFDEQHEQYIGMYGGAFGNPQVTEIVEQADVVLALGLIWTDINTANFTAKLDTNTIINIQPEYVTIGEATYSNIRGEDMIQALVELGWMNMKDIPKTDFAYDTAQGNADEPLHTLHYYPRFQQMLREQDIVLAETGTFAYGMSQVRLPNQVMYLAQGGWQSIGYATPAAFGASIAAPNRRVILFTGEGSLQLTVQELSSMLEYGCRPIIFILNNGGYTIEKYLNVKEDIAKQTYNEVPAWNYTELIRTFGRDAYTAKVTTNGELDLAIAEAEQQQSERLCLIEMIAADPMDAPDYMKKIRAYMEQQEQQS; encoded by the coding sequence ATGAATACGAACACCAACAGCATGACCCGCACCGGAACGACAGTTGGACATTATCTGTTTGATTGCCTAAAGGAACAACATATTACGGAGATTTTTGGTGTACCAGGCGATTATAATTTTTCGCTGGTGGATGCACTGGAAAGTTACGAGGGCATTGGCTTTATTCCAGCACGCAATGAGCTGAATGCGGGCTATGCAGCGGATGGTTACGCCCGTGTCAAAGGCATCAGCGCGATGATTACAACCTTTGGCGTAGGTGAGATGAGTGCCTGCAACGCGATTGCTGGTGCATACAGTGAGAATATTCCGATCATTCATATTGTAGGGACACCTGCTTCCCAGATGCAGCAATCCAAACAATTAATGCATCATACGCTGATGGATGGCGATTACGATGTATTCCGCAAAGTGTATGAGCCAATTACCGCTTATACCGCTGTAATCACACCGGAAAATGCGATGCTGGAAATTCCGCAGGCGATTCATATCGCGACAACGACGAAGAAGCCGGTATATCTGATGGTCGCTATTGATCTGGTGAACCAGCAGGTGCTACCACATACAAATCAACAGCCTTCGCCATTGAAAACAAGCTCCTCTTCGCTTCAAGCGGCGATGAAGCAGGCGGGTGAGCTACTACATGCCGCAGAGCGCGCGGTGCTGCTATCTGATACCACCGTGCTGCGACAGCGCTGGCAGCAGCAAGCGATTCAGCTGGCAGAGGCACTACGCATTCCAGCGGCATCTATGTTAATGGGGAAAAGCGGCTTCGATGAGCAGCACGAGCAATATATCGGTATGTATGGCGGTGCATTTGGTAATCCGCAGGTAACAGAGATCGTGGAGCAAGCAGATGTGGTGCTGGCGCTGGGGTTGATCTGGACGGATATCAATACAGCTAATTTTACCGCTAAGCTGGATACGAATACGATCATCAATATTCAGCCAGAGTATGTGACCATCGGGGAAGCAACCTATTCGAATATCCGCGGAGAGGATATGATACAGGCGCTGGTGGAACTGGGCTGGATGAATATGAAGGATATACCGAAAACGGATTTTGCTTATGATACGGCGCAAGGAAATGCAGACGAGCCACTGCATACGCTGCACTATTATCCGCGTTTTCAGCAGATGCTGCGTGAACAGGATATCGTGCTGGCAGAGACGGGGACATTCGCATATGGTATGTCGCAGGTTCGTTTGCCGAATCAGGTTATGTATCTTGCGCAGGGCGGCTGGCAAAGTATCGGATACGCAACGCCAGCAGCATTCGGTGCATCCATTGCGGCTCCCAATCGTCGGGTAATTCTGTTTACCGGTGAAGGTTCGCTGCAATTGACCGTGCAGGAACTAAGCTCCATGCTGGAATATGGCTGTCGACCAATTATTTTCATCCTGAACAATGGCGGATATACAATTGAAAAGTATTTGAATGTCAAAGAAGACATTGCTAAGCAGACGTACAACGAAGTACCGGCTTGGAATTATACCGAGCTGATCCGTACATTTGGACGCGATGCGTATACGGCAAAAGTAACCACCAATGGCGAATTGGATTTGGCAATTGCGGAAGCGGAGCAGCAGCAGAGTGAGCGGCTATGTCTGATCGAAATGATTGCTGCTGATCCGATGGATGCGCCGGACTACATGAAAAAAATCCGTGCCTATATGGAGCAGCAGGAACAGCAAAGTTAA
- a CDS encoding DUF1273 domain-containing protein, whose product MKNVLVTGYRAHELSIFSQKHEGIHYIRQAIRSKLIPLLEDGLEWVITPGQYGVDLWACETAIELKQEYPQLRVSILSAFANPEERWSDDKKDYYNQILKDIDFHGVVSNQPYQGIWQFKARDELLFRKTDGIVLVYDEDAGEGSPRFFKEEALKRQQEDGYRYISISSEDIQGIADEERLEQLMEEPEMEMNGSRNTFGDEI is encoded by the coding sequence ATGAAGAATGTACTCGTCACTGGCTACCGTGCGCATGAGCTGAGTATTTTCAGTCAAAAGCATGAAGGCATTCATTATATCCGCCAAGCGATTCGCAGCAAGCTAATTCCGCTGCTGGAGGATGGGCTAGAATGGGTGATTACGCCCGGACAGTATGGTGTCGATCTGTGGGCGTGCGAGACGGCGATAGAATTGAAGCAGGAGTATCCGCAGCTGCGGGTATCGATCCTGTCCGCGTTTGCTAACCCAGAGGAACGCTGGAGCGATGACAAGAAGGACTATTACAATCAGATTTTAAAAGATATCGACTTTCATGGGGTAGTCAGCAATCAGCCGTATCAGGGCATCTGGCAGTTCAAGGCGCGCGATGAACTATTATTTCGCAAGACGGATGGCATTGTGCTGGTCTATGACGAGGATGCAGGGGAAGGCAGCCCACGCTTTTTCAAGGAAGAAGCGCTCAAGCGTCAGCAGGAGGATGGGTATCGCTATATCAGCATCAGCTCGGAAGATATTCAGGGCATTGCGGATGAGGAGCGATTGGAGCAGCTGATGGAAGAACCGGAGATGGAGATGAACGGCAGCCGCAATACATTTGGCGACGAGATCTGA
- a CDS encoding glucose-1-dehydrogenase, giving the protein MYPDLQGKTVIVTGAATGIGQAIALRFGQEKANVVINYHSNHDGVEETIQKIKEAGGQAIDVQGDMSNEEDAQRIIQTAHDTFGSMDIMVNNAGMENEVPSHELSLDDWNKVINVNLTGTFLGSREAIRYMLKHNIKGSIINMSSVHEIIPWPHFVHYTASKGGVKMMTQTLAMEYAPNGIRVNGIGPGAINTPINAEKFEDEEKKAAVTKLIPMGYIGEPSEIASVAVWLASSEASYVTGITIFADGGMTKYPSFQGGNG; this is encoded by the coding sequence ATGTATCCGGATTTGCAGGGCAAAACAGTGATTGTTACCGGAGCGGCAACAGGGATCGGTCAGGCGATTGCGCTTCGTTTTGGACAGGAAAAAGCAAATGTAGTAATCAATTACCATAGCAACCACGACGGCGTGGAAGAAACGATTCAAAAGATCAAGGAAGCCGGTGGACAGGCGATTGATGTGCAGGGCGATATGTCGAACGAAGAGGATGCCCAGCGCATTATTCAGACGGCACACGATACATTTGGTAGTATGGACATCATGGTTAACAATGCCGGTATGGAAAATGAAGTGCCGTCGCATGAACTGTCGCTGGACGATTGGAATAAGGTGATCAATGTGAATCTGACCGGTACATTCCTTGGCAGCCGTGAAGCGATCCGTTACATGCTGAAACATAATATCAAAGGCAGCATTATCAATATGTCCAGCGTACACGAGATTATCCCGTGGCCGCATTTTGTACACTATACCGCGAGTAAGGGCGGCGTGAAGATGATGACCCAGACGCTGGCGATGGAATATGCGCCGAATGGGATTCGGGTAAATGGCATTGGACCGGGCGCGATCAATACACCGATCAATGCGGAGAAGTTTGAAGATGAAGAGAAAAAGGCAGCTGTGACCAAGCTGATTCCGATGGGATATATCGGCGAACCGTCCGAGATCGCTTCGGTAGCAGTATGGCTAGCTTCCTCTGAAGCGAGCTATGTGACCGGCATTACTATCTTTGCCGATGGCGGCATGACCAAATATCCATCGTTCCAAGGCGGAAACGGTTAA
- a CDS encoding SMI1/KNR4 family protein, translated as MYLVSNQNSLIETEQLELWEQEHDIILPAAYSAFLQQYGQGTYCGLLHVEQPDAQQLNGFAQYELWEHDERSPITAPQLEECIVIASTIDGDMIALHREVEGGIWLPRHATTIERLDWGTFSWQEFMDHELGKRYDPGYQLLREKAYFEPLNESKQYHQLLLNKGKSKKGQTGQGVQPTGLSEKNASVASASAGGVYLVNDPGADMEYAGAASDAPVAPSTPSPTYREPLRLRLKEIADRIALQWPPNLRVETEHSGQLFYHSVGGYIRFNYAYAAEVLFVHEEQAASSSEDDLAQSLLQALHDAGIS; from the coding sequence ATGTATCTGGTATCCAATCAGAACAGTCTTATCGAAACGGAGCAGCTAGAGCTATGGGAGCAGGAGCATGACATTATACTGCCTGCGGCGTACAGTGCATTTTTGCAGCAATATGGACAGGGCACATATTGCGGCTTGCTGCATGTGGAGCAGCCGGATGCGCAGCAGCTGAACGGATTTGCCCAGTATGAGTTATGGGAGCATGATGAGCGTAGTCCTATCACCGCTCCCCAGTTGGAGGAATGTATCGTGATCGCCAGTACGATTGACGGTGATATGATCGCTCTGCATCGTGAGGTAGAGGGTGGTATTTGGCTGCCACGTCATGCGACGACGATCGAACGACTGGACTGGGGAACGTTCTCGTGGCAGGAGTTTATGGATCATGAGCTAGGCAAGCGTTATGATCCCGGTTATCAGCTACTACGGGAGAAGGCGTATTTTGAACCTTTGAATGAATCCAAGCAATATCATCAGCTGTTGTTAAACAAGGGCAAGTCGAAAAAAGGGCAGACTGGACAAGGAGTTCAGCCTACGGGTCTTTCCGAAAAAAACGCTTCTGTCGCAAGTGCGTCTGCTGGTGGTGTGTATCTTGTGAACGATCCGGGCGCAGATATGGAATATGCTGGAGCAGCGTCCGATGCACCTGTCGCACCGTCTACACCATCTCCTACGTATCGTGAACCGCTGCGACTGCGGCTCAAGGAAATTGCCGATCGTATTGCCTTGCAGTGGCCGCCCAATCTACGCGTGGAAACAGAGCATTCCGGTCAGCTCTTTTATCATAGTGTGGGCGGATATATTCGGTTCAATTATGCGTATGCGGCAGAGGTACTGTTTGTACATGAGGAGCAGGCTGCGTCCAGCAGTGAGGACGATCTGGCACAGTCGCTGCTTCAGGCGCTTCACGATGCTGGAATATCCTAA
- the aroD gene encoding type I 3-dehydroquinate dehydratase: MANDFTPVIVKHVVIGEGAPKVCVPLVGRTTEELQEEARFLQTADLDVVEWRADFFEHVDSIERVRAALLEIRAYLPSVPIIFTFRTAKEGGEREISDAYYVQLNQSLASSGQVDLIDIELFIGDEHIRAIVDKAHQHHTAVIISNHDFQGTPPKEEIISRLRRAQELGGDLLKLAAMPKSAADVITLLDATVTMREQYAERPLITMSMGGQGLISRLAGELVGSALTFGAVKRASAPGQIPIAELRSVLNLLHNNSK, encoded by the coding sequence ATGGCTAACGACTTTACACCCGTGATTGTAAAACATGTGGTGATTGGCGAAGGTGCGCCGAAAGTATGCGTGCCGCTCGTCGGTCGAACTACTGAAGAATTACAAGAGGAAGCACGCTTTTTGCAAACCGCTGATTTGGACGTGGTGGAATGGCGAGCGGACTTTTTTGAACATGTGGACAGTATAGAGCGGGTACGTGCTGCACTGTTAGAGATTCGTGCGTATCTACCATCCGTGCCGATCATCTTTACGTTCCGTACGGCAAAAGAAGGCGGGGAGCGCGAGATCAGCGATGCGTACTATGTACAATTAAATCAGTCGCTGGCGTCTTCCGGTCAGGTGGATCTGATCGATATTGAGCTGTTTATTGGCGACGAGCATATCCGCGCCATCGTGGATAAGGCGCATCAGCATCATACCGCTGTTATTATTTCAAATCATGATTTTCAAGGAACACCGCCGAAGGAAGAGATTATCTCGCGTCTGCGCCGAGCACAGGAGCTGGGCGGCGATCTGCTGAAGCTTGCAGCGATGCCGAAGTCTGCGGCGGATGTGATCACGCTGTTGGACGCAACGGTAACGATGCGAGAGCAGTATGCAGAGCGTCCGTTGATTACGATGTCGATGGGTGGTCAAGGGCTGATTAGTCGTCTGGCAGGCGAGCTGGTCGGTTCGGCACTCACGTTTGGAGCGGTAAAACGCGCTTCTGCACCCGGACAGATTCCGATTGCTGAGCTGCGCAGTGTGCTGAATCTACTGCATAACAACTCCAAATAA
- a CDS encoding potassium channel protein, with protein MHILIQLSRRLIRMRKSVLVCTALLFILVSSFIAYALEPQTFGHWFNALYWVLTTMSTVGYGDYFMEHVPGKLFTMFLYIFGIGLLSLIIGKIIDSMGEYNRRRDAGKLSYTGHNHVVIINWSKKAQYAIDELFSSNPQLDIIIIDELDKHPHDHPQVHYVHGDPTREEILVQANIAHAQSAIIFADSRIDDASLVDGKSLLVASSIERIAPQVHTTVEIMLENHIKNFRHVHINEFVLSHDAISRLAVRSALHEGNNDIINQLLNRRYGEDLFHVPVRAEWSSYGDAFHALLAEGATLISDRNDMTINRKLNDNIPEEAKLFVLCDDATYARIIGSTDTLGK; from the coding sequence ATGCATATCCTGATTCAATTATCGCGTCGGCTGATTCGGATGCGTAAATCGGTGTTGGTGTGTACGGCACTGCTGTTTATTCTTGTTAGCTCGTTTATCGCGTATGCGTTGGAGCCACAAACATTTGGGCATTGGTTTAACGCACTCTACTGGGTGCTGACGACGATGTCCACGGTCGGGTACGGGGATTATTTTATGGAGCACGTACCGGGCAAACTATTTACTATGTTTCTATACATCTTCGGGATCGGGCTGCTCAGCTTGATTATCGGGAAAATCATCGACTCTATGGGGGAATACAATCGTAGAAGGGACGCGGGCAAATTGAGTTATACCGGGCACAATCATGTCGTCATTATTAATTGGAGTAAAAAGGCGCAATATGCGATTGACGAGCTATTTTCGAGCAATCCGCAATTGGATATTATTATTATCGACGAGCTGGACAAGCATCCGCATGATCACCCGCAGGTTCATTATGTGCATGGTGATCCAACGCGTGAAGAGATACTGGTACAGGCAAATATTGCACATGCGCAATCGGCGATCATTTTCGCGGATTCGCGGATTGATGATGCGTCGCTGGTGGATGGCAAATCGCTGCTGGTTGCTTCCAGTATCGAACGCATCGCTCCGCAGGTGCATACCACGGTAGAGATTATGCTGGAAAATCATATTAAAAACTTCCGCCACGTGCATATCAATGAGTTTGTACTATCTCATGACGCTATCTCACGTCTGGCTGTACGTTCAGCGCTGCATGAAGGGAATAATGATATTATTAATCAATTGCTGAATCGGCGATATGGCGAGGATCTCTTTCATGTACCAGTACGTGCGGAATGGAGCAGTTACGGTGATGCCTTTCATGCGCTGTTGGCAGAAGGCGCAACGCTGATCAGTGATCGCAACGATATGACCATCAATCGCAAATTGAATGACAACATACCGGAAGAAGCGAAGCTATTCGTGCTGTGCGATGATGCAACCTATGCACGTATAATCGGTTCTACCGATACCCTTGGAAAATAA
- a CDS encoding TVP38/TMEM64 family protein, which yields MMEIAVSDWLSYINEENLKRWMNEYRSLGPLISILIPFLKSFIPPMPTVIVLGVNAAVYGLWVGFLYSYIGIIGGSLVAFALIRKLSQHRYLTRLASRPKVDRTRRWIRDNGFTYVFLLSLFPVGPFTMLNIAAGLSGIRFRSFLIAILFGRGVMVFAVSFIGADLALYWENPWYLTLVVLFIAVCLVISRRIEAFFSQRDKQSKG from the coding sequence ATGATGGAGATTGCAGTTTCGGATTGGCTGTCTTATATAAACGAAGAAAATTTGAAGCGGTGGATGAATGAATACCGATCACTGGGACCGTTGATCAGCATTCTGATTCCGTTTCTAAAATCATTTATTCCACCGATGCCAACGGTGATCGTGCTGGGCGTCAATGCCGCAGTGTACGGGCTGTGGGTCGGGTTCCTATATTCGTATATCGGTATTATTGGCGGGTCATTGGTGGCATTTGCGCTGATTCGCAAGCTGTCACAGCATCGTTATCTGACGCGCCTTGCCAGTCGTCCCAAAGTGGATCGTACGCGGCGCTGGATTCGGGACAATGGATTTACGTATGTATTTCTACTTAGTCTGTTTCCGGTAGGTCCGTTTACGATGCTCAATATTGCCGCAGGCTTGAGCGGCATTCGCTTTCGTTCGTTTCTAATTGCGATTTTATTTGGACGCGGAGTGATGGTGTTTGCCGTTTCATTTATCGGTGCCGATCTGGCGTTGTATTGGGAGAATCCGTGGTATCTGACGCTGGTGGTGCTGTTTATCGCTGTCTGTCTGGTGATTAGCCGCCGGATTGAAGCCTTTTTCAGCCAAAGGGATAAGCAGTCAAAGGGGTGA
- a CDS encoding TVP38/TMEM64 family protein — MDMTLLLSSTADQDITGLMEQYRSFGPLVSIALAFLLSFVPPLPTMVVIGLNAAANGLWYGFFYSWIGVMVGIMTVFILVRQLSHWKYLQRFAERKSIRKSLSWIEKNGFLYLFLFSLLPFGPFTVMHAAAGLSGISLRSFLIASATGRAIMIFVVSYIGSDLDSYIQNPWLLLPVVVFIAAGLFLAKKLESWVGKHHEESASAATEEATS; from the coding sequence ATGGATATGACACTGCTGCTCTCGTCTACGGCAGATCAGGATATCACAGGGCTGATGGAGCAATATCGCTCGTTCGGTCCGCTAGTCAGTATTGCACTGGCTTTTTTACTGTCGTTTGTCCCGCCGCTACCAACGATGGTGGTGATTGGGCTTAATGCAGCGGCTAATGGATTATGGTATGGATTTTTCTACTCATGGATAGGGGTTATGGTCGGCATCATGACGGTATTCATCCTTGTCCGCCAACTCTCGCACTGGAAATACCTTCAGCGCTTTGCCGAACGAAAAAGTATTCGCAAAAGTCTAAGCTGGATCGAAAAGAACGGCTTTTTATATTTGTTTTTGTTCAGCTTGCTACCATTTGGACCGTTTACGGTCATGCATGCAGCGGCAGGATTAAGCGGCATCTCGCTACGCTCCTTCCTGATCGCCTCTGCCACCGGACGAGCGATTATGATCTTTGTCGTCTCGTATATCGGCTCCGATCTGGACAGCTATATCCAGAATCCGTGGCTGCTGCTGCCAGTCGTAGTATTCATTGCTGCTGGACTATTTCTAGCGAAAAAGCTGGAGAGCTGGGTTGGTAAGCATCATGAAGAATCCGCTTCGGCTGCTACCGAAGAAGCCACCTCTTGA
- a CDS encoding gamma-glutamyltransferase family protein: protein MTTFDPLFYPYPSQRNAVYARNGMVATSQPLAAQAGLDILKKGGNAVDAAIATAACLTVVEPTSNGIGGDAFALVWMKDELHGLNANGPAPQSISIEAVQEAGHERMPTYGWTPVTVPGAPAAWQELSQRFGRLPLTEVLQPAIDYAENGFPVSPTLGYYWNLAYQRFSEVLQGEMYQGWFDTFAPKGRAPRIGEIWRSPGHAATLRSIAESGAESFYRGELAEQIDAHSRAHGGYLRKEDLASFTPEWVQPISVNYRGYDVWEIPPAGQGLIALMALNILKGYTFTERDTVDTHHKQMEAMKLAFMDGLKYITQEDKMTIRAAQLLSDVYAEQRRQLIGDTALQPEAGQPPAGGTVYLATADDEGNMVSYIQSNYMGFGSGIVIPGTGIGLQNRGHSFSLDLTHDNRLEPGKKTYHTIIPGFLTKQNRPIGPFGVMGGFMQPQGHMQVVMNMIDFGLNPQAALDAPRWQWLEGKVIEVEPSFPDPLAQSLMRKGHIIRRANSSGGFGRGQIIVRDEQNGVLIGGTESRTDGAIASW from the coding sequence ATGACAACATTTGATCCGTTATTTTACCCGTATCCTTCTCAGCGCAATGCAGTCTATGCGCGCAATGGTATGGTAGCAACCTCGCAGCCGCTGGCGGCACAGGCAGGGCTGGATATATTGAAAAAGGGCGGCAATGCTGTCGATGCTGCGATTGCTACCGCCGCTTGTCTGACGGTAGTGGAGCCGACGTCAAATGGAATTGGCGGCGATGCCTTTGCCTTAGTATGGATGAAGGATGAGCTGCATGGGCTGAATGCGAATGGACCAGCGCCGCAGTCTATTTCGATAGAAGCAGTTCAAGAAGCCGGGCATGAGCGTATGCCGACCTATGGCTGGACACCCGTTACTGTACCGGGCGCACCGGCAGCTTGGCAGGAACTGTCACAGCGATTTGGTCGCTTGCCGTTGACCGAAGTATTGCAGCCCGCTATCGACTATGCAGAAAACGGTTTCCCCGTATCGCCGACACTTGGCTACTACTGGAATTTGGCATATCAGCGATTTAGTGAAGTGTTACAAGGGGAGATGTATCAGGGCTGGTTTGATACGTTTGCACCGAAGGGCAGAGCACCACGCATTGGTGAGATTTGGAGATCACCGGGTCATGCAGCTACGTTGCGCAGCATTGCGGAGAGCGGGGCGGAGTCCTTTTATCGGGGCGAGCTGGCAGAGCAGATAGATGCTCATTCACGCGCACATGGTGGGTATTTGCGCAAAGAGGACTTAGCGTCATTCACTCCCGAATGGGTGCAGCCGATCTCGGTGAATTATCGAGGATATGATGTGTGGGAGATTCCTCCGGCAGGTCAAGGGCTGATCGCCTTGATGGCATTGAATATACTCAAAGGATATACCTTTACCGAACGCGATACAGTGGATACGCATCATAAGCAGATGGAAGCGATGAAGCTGGCATTTATGGATGGGCTAAAATATATTACGCAGGAAGATAAAATGACGATCCGTGCTGCACAGTTGTTGTCTGACGTGTACGCGGAGCAGCGCCGTCAATTGATCGGCGATACAGCATTGCAGCCGGAGGCAGGGCAACCACCAGCGGGTGGGACCGTGTATTTGGCGACAGCGGATGATGAGGGCAATATGGTGTCGTATATCCAGAGCAATTATATGGGCTTTGGCTCTGGCATCGTAATTCCGGGAACCGGGATTGGTCTGCAAAATCGTGGACATTCCTTTTCGCTGGATTTGACCCACGATAACCGATTGGAGCCGGGCAAAAAGACGTACCATACGATTATTCCCGGCTTTTTGACCAAGCAGAATCGTCCGATTGGACCATTTGGCGTAATGGGTGGCTTTATGCAACCGCAGGGGCATATGCAGGTAGTGATGAATATGATCGACTTTGGATTGAATCCGCAGGCGGCGCTAGACGCTCCACGCTGGCAATGGCTCGAAGGCAAAGTGATCGAAGTGGAGCCATCGTTCCCCGATCCTCTTGCCCAAAGTCTCATGCGCAAAGGTCATATCATTCGCCGCGCCAACAGCTCTGGTGGATTTGGACGCGGACAGATTATCGTGCGGGATGAGCAGAACGGTGTGCTGATCGGCGGTACAGAATCGCGCACAGATGGCGCGATTGCTTCGTGGTAA
- a CDS encoding DUF2167 domain-containing protein produces the protein MRFAKGLALAGALVWMMVGTVPAYASDGSSSTQTESTYNWVAGPQKVEMDDIASLDLGKEFYYLDGDDTKKMTTDSNDIPSGKEIGSVFPTDENQNWWVLFEYTDSGHIADDEKNDIDADDLLDSYREGTEENNKQVPAENQLQVIGWDQEPNYNENTRNLTWSLKLEDAQNQPIINYNSRILTRTGYISVILVTDPENMTTDRQILEQKILPNLTVTSSNQYTAFNEATDHVSEMGLTGLIVGGAGLVAAKKLGLLLLLKKFWYVIAAAVVAAFGWIKRLFTRSRERREQSPYHSSDVNNGNNGNPYNGGNASPTPPPAVNLHKDESQDQRNDRTNG, from the coding sequence TTGAGATTTGCAAAAGGTTTGGCTCTCGCAGGAGCATTGGTATGGATGATGGTGGGCACAGTGCCTGCATACGCATCAGATGGTAGTAGCAGTACACAGACAGAGAGTACATATAACTGGGTAGCTGGTCCGCAGAAGGTAGAGATGGATGACATTGCTTCACTGGATCTGGGCAAGGAATTTTACTATCTGGATGGCGATGATACGAAGAAAATGACGACCGATTCCAATGATATTCCAAGCGGTAAAGAGATCGGTAGCGTATTCCCGACGGACGAAAATCAGAACTGGTGGGTATTGTTTGAATACACCGATTCCGGTCATATCGCCGACGATGAGAAAAACGATATCGATGCTGACGATCTGCTCGACAGCTATCGTGAAGGTACAGAGGAAAACAACAAACAAGTGCCTGCCGAAAATCAGCTGCAAGTAATCGGTTGGGATCAGGAACCGAATTACAATGAGAATACGCGGAATCTGACTTGGTCGCTCAAGCTGGAAGATGCACAAAATCAGCCGATTATTAACTACAATTCGCGTATTCTGACGCGTACTGGTTATATCTCTGTTATTCTGGTTACCGATCCAGAGAATATGACGACCGACCGTCAGATTCTAGAGCAAAAGATTTTGCCGAATCTGACTGTGACGAGCAGCAATCAATATACTGCGTTCAATGAAGCGACAGACCATGTATCCGAAATGGGTCTGACGGGTCTGATCGTTGGTGGTGCTGGACTGGTTGCCGCCAAGAAGCTCGGTCTGCTGCTGTTGCTGAAAAAGTTCTGGTATGTGATCGCGGCTGCTGTTGTGGCAGCATTTGGCTGGATTAAGCGTCTATTCACCCGTTCGCGTGAACGCCGTGAGCAATCGCCATATCACTCCTCCGATGTGAATAATGGCAATAACGGCAATCCGTATAACGGAGGAAATGCAAGCCCTACTCCGCCGCCAGCAGTGAACCTGCACAAGGATGAATCGCAGGATCAACGGAATGATCGTACCAACGGTTAA
- a CDS encoding deoxynucleoside kinase, translating to MNEYNIPDNALITIAGTVGVGKSTLTAKLAERLHFKTSLEKVDHNPYLEKFYHDFERWSFHLQIYFLAERFKEQKHIFEAGGGFVQDRSIYEDTGIFAKMHADKGTMSVTDYETYTSLFEAMVMTPYFPHPDVLVYLEGSLPSILNRIQLRGRQMEIDTDRSYWEQMHGRYSNWINEFSACPVLRLNIDEYDVHDSASLDQILRQVSDVIAVSRQGKLNNVMG from the coding sequence ATGAACGAATACAACATACCTGATAACGCGCTGATCACGATTGCCGGAACGGTGGGCGTAGGCAAGTCGACATTGACAGCGAAACTAGCGGAACGACTGCATTTCAAGACGTCGCTGGAAAAGGTAGATCATAACCCGTATCTGGAGAAGTTTTACCATGATTTTGAGCGCTGGAGCTTCCATCTGCAAATTTATTTTTTGGCAGAGCGCTTTAAGGAGCAAAAGCATATTTTTGAAGCGGGCGGCGGCTTTGTACAGGATCGGTCGATTTATGAGGACACTGGTATTTTTGCTAAAATGCACGCGGATAAAGGTACGATGTCGGTGACGGATTACGAGACGTATACCAGCCTGTTTGAGGCGATGGTGATGACGCCGTATTTCCCACATCCCGATGTACTAGTTTATCTGGAAGGCAGTCTGCCGTCGATTCTGAACCGGATTCAGCTGCGCGGACGTCAGATGGAGATTGATACCGACCGCTCGTACTGGGAGCAGATGCACGGTCGTTATTCTAACTGGATCAACGAATTTAGTGCTTGCCCCGTACTGCGTCTGAATATTGACGAATACGATGTACATGACTCGGCTTCACTGGATCAGATCTTGCGTCAAGTGAGCGATGTGATCGCGGTATCGCGTCAGGGCAAGCTGAATAATGTGATGGGCTGA